One region of Streptomyces davaonensis JCM 4913 genomic DNA includes:
- a CDS encoding TauD/TfdA dioxygenase family protein, protein MKGSSVTSSAQLTEITVQQVAGRIGAEISGVDLREELDEATVAEIRQAVLTHRVVFFRGQDLTHAQHIAFGRRFGALTRRPGKKHGVHPEGHPEILTVDPKRDTERYGADFEEHYRRKWLSPLAGWHSDLTQAVNPPSLSILRAEKTPDFGGDTQWTNTVAAYEGLSAPLREFVDGLTAEHAFFTAVHLRHSDERDREILKLYCEDPQVAVHPVVRVHPETGEKALFVSPGSTTRITGFTELESRHLLELLFQHLTSAEYTVRFRWEPGSMAFWDNRSTCHLAPTDFAHLDVDRVMHRVTVLGEPAQGPDGFVSRLVSGEPMRAW, encoded by the coding sequence ATGAAAGGCAGTTCCGTGACATCCAGCGCACAGCTCACCGAAATCACCGTCCAGCAGGTCGCCGGCCGAATAGGCGCCGAGATCTCGGGCGTCGACCTGCGGGAGGAACTCGACGAGGCGACCGTGGCGGAGATCCGCCAGGCCGTGCTGACCCACCGCGTCGTGTTCTTCCGCGGCCAGGACCTCACCCACGCCCAGCACATCGCCTTCGGCCGCCGCTTCGGCGCGCTGACCCGGCGCCCCGGCAAGAAGCACGGCGTCCACCCCGAGGGCCACCCGGAGATCCTCACCGTCGACCCCAAGCGGGACACCGAGCGCTACGGCGCCGACTTCGAGGAGCACTACCGCCGCAAGTGGCTCTCCCCGCTCGCGGGCTGGCACAGCGATCTCACCCAGGCGGTCAATCCGCCCAGCCTGTCGATCCTGCGTGCCGAGAAGACCCCGGACTTCGGCGGCGACACCCAGTGGACCAACACGGTCGCCGCCTACGAGGGCCTGTCGGCGCCGCTGCGGGAGTTCGTGGACGGGCTGACGGCGGAGCACGCCTTCTTCACCGCCGTCCATCTGCGCCACTCCGACGAACGGGACCGCGAGATCCTCAAGCTCTACTGCGAGGACCCGCAGGTCGCCGTGCACCCGGTGGTACGCGTCCACCCCGAGACGGGCGAGAAGGCGCTCTTCGTCAGCCCCGGCTCGACCACCCGGATCACCGGGTTCACCGAACTGGAGAGCCGCCATCTGCTGGAACTGCTCTTCCAGCATCTGACCAGCGCCGAGTACACCGTCCGGTTCCGCTGGGAGCCCGGTTCCATGGCCTTCTGGGACAACCGCAGCACCTGCCATCTCGCCCCCACCGACTTCGCGCACCTGGACGTCGACCGGGTGATGCACCGCGTCACCGTGCTCGGCGAGCC
- a CDS encoding AEC family transporter, with amino-acid sequence MGAVEALEKLVPVVLAFGCGVVLARRKVVPAESSKVFADYAFLFAVPCFLFGNIYRSDLGALFDWRAITGYATAAGAAAVLTGVVARATGVRDPRGVALRIMAAVQVNTAYFAVPVFIMLFGNAAPIFPVLLFQVCILSLVIISIMELGRPDRVGSPARRLGSAVTASLLTPVVIACNAGILLNLVSVTVPGVVLDSFTFVGDSASPVALFALGLHLGGSGLNLRGTTLEEVWIIAFKCVALPLITYGVCHHLFGVDGQWLSYLVLIAAMPAPQNLFIFAQRYDVGVDMSAALVVKSSLVALLLLPLWTQWAGQAA; translated from the coding sequence ATGGGAGCGGTTGAGGCGCTGGAGAAGCTGGTACCGGTGGTGCTGGCCTTCGGCTGCGGGGTCGTCCTCGCCAGGCGGAAGGTCGTACCGGCCGAGAGTTCGAAGGTCTTCGCGGACTACGCCTTCCTCTTCGCCGTGCCCTGCTTCCTGTTCGGGAACATCTACCGCAGCGATCTGGGGGCGCTGTTCGACTGGCGGGCCATCACCGGCTACGCGACCGCGGCCGGCGCCGCAGCCGTGCTCACCGGAGTGGTGGCGCGAGCCACCGGCGTACGCGACCCGCGCGGGGTGGCGCTGCGCATCATGGCGGCCGTCCAGGTGAACACCGCCTATTTCGCGGTGCCGGTGTTCATCATGCTGTTCGGGAACGCGGCGCCGATCTTCCCGGTGCTGCTGTTCCAGGTCTGCATCCTCTCCCTGGTGATCATCTCGATCATGGAGCTGGGGCGCCCGGACCGGGTCGGCAGCCCGGCGCGGCGGCTCGGCTCGGCCGTCACCGCCTCGCTGCTGACCCCGGTGGTCATCGCCTGCAACGCGGGCATCCTGCTCAACCTGGTGTCCGTGACGGTGCCGGGGGTGGTCCTCGACAGCTTCACGTTCGTCGGTGACAGCGCCTCGCCGGTGGCACTGTTCGCGCTCGGGCTGCACCTCGGCGGCAGCGGTCTGAACCTGCGCGGCACCACCTTGGAGGAGGTGTGGATCATCGCCTTCAAGTGCGTCGCCCTGCCCCTGATCACCTACGGGGTCTGTCACCACCTCTTCGGCGTCGACGGCCAGTGGCTCAGCTACCTCGTGCTGATCGCGGCCATGCCCGCGCCGCAGAACCTGTTCATCTTCGCCCAGCGCTACGACGTCGGGGTCGACATGTCCGCCGCCCTGGTCGTCAAGAGCTCGCTCGTCGCACTGCTCCTGCTGCCGCTGTGGACGCAGTGGGCGGGGCAGGCGGCCTAG
- a CDS encoding aminotransferase class IV has translation MLPFDQRTGKIWYDGTLVDWADARLHVLSHGLHYASSIFEGIRVYGGTPFLLKEHIARLGSSARVLDFALEYGDDELYEATLAVVAEAGITEGYVRMNAWRGSEIIQTAALKTSIHTSVAAWELPEGYYAAADALEKGISLVTGRYRRPSPEFAPVKSKAAGNYMIGTVSKNEALRAGFDDALLLDDRGNFVEATGAHLFFTKDGALHTPTTRCTIEGLTRACVLAIAEREGIDCTVGDLPPEFAGEADGAFLCGTACEILPVARIDDHYYALGGNDVLRRIVTGYRELTEGRAEMRIR, from the coding sequence GTGCTCCCCTTCGACCAGCGCACCGGGAAGATCTGGTACGACGGCACCCTCGTGGACTGGGCCGACGCCAGACTCCATGTGCTCAGCCACGGACTGCACTACGCGTCCAGCATCTTCGAGGGCATCCGCGTCTACGGCGGCACGCCGTTCCTGCTGAAGGAGCACATCGCCCGGCTGGGCTCCTCGGCACGCGTCCTCGACTTCGCCCTCGAGTACGGCGACGACGAACTGTACGAGGCGACCCTCGCGGTCGTCGCCGAGGCGGGCATCACCGAGGGCTACGTCCGGATGAACGCCTGGCGCGGCTCGGAGATCATCCAGACCGCGGCGCTGAAGACCTCCATCCACACCTCGGTGGCCGCCTGGGAACTCCCGGAGGGCTACTACGCCGCCGCGGACGCCCTGGAGAAGGGCATCTCCCTGGTCACCGGCCGCTATCGGCGGCCCTCGCCCGAGTTCGCGCCGGTCAAGAGCAAGGCGGCCGGCAACTACATGATCGGCACGGTCAGCAAGAACGAGGCGCTGCGGGCCGGTTTCGACGACGCGCTGCTCCTGGACGACCGCGGCAACTTCGTCGAGGCGACCGGGGCGCACCTGTTCTTCACCAAGGACGGCGCGCTGCACACCCCGACGACCCGCTGCACCATCGAGGGCCTCACCCGGGCGTGTGTGCTGGCGATCGCCGAGCGCGAGGGCATCGACTGCACGGTCGGGGATCTGCCGCCGGAGTTCGCGGGCGAGGCGGACGGCGCGTTCCTGTGCGGCACCGCCTGCGAGATTCTGCCGGTCGCCCGCATCGATGATCACTACTACGCCCTCGGCGGCAATGACGTACTGCGCAGGATCGTCACCGGATACCGGGAGCTGACCGAGGGACGCGCCGAGATGCGCATCCGGTAA
- the asnB gene encoding asparagine synthase (glutamine-hydrolyzing), whose product MCRIYGCFGGERAESDVLDAVAAAMLPGGPDEQTRRDGDGWTLGTNRLAIQGVDSGHQPFARGQLTCVFNGEIYNHRQLRTELAARGYAFDDGHCDGDVLLPLYELYGDAFTARLEGMFAIALVDERAEPTLKLFTDHAGMKSLYYYLSADGRRLRFASELQALSRFPDFPDELDPLAVDRYLGGKAVWGPGTVYSRVHTLEPGSTLRFADGRTTVTHTPLEPADPHWPDGDPTVAAAAELLDELLRAEVGRMVDADVPVCVITSGGLDSSYTTALAAHLVSDVASFNIAYHGDWPADERHHAAEVARHCGTAHHQVLLDPAGFPELVERFVRHLDQPNNAPHSLSTFALFEAVHQAGFKVALTGDGADELFAGYARFVKADRDGAASWHRTYQGTMAAADTAALDRLYTPDYLAHVRTAGGYFGDRSGDELDRRVRSGRRGKLETLLRYDQFERFPYYILRRVDHLSMAHSVEARIPFLQPSVMRLAHALPAHVKVAGDTVKAPVAEAARRWVPRGIVERPKQPFTLPVTAMIKPGEALYDMIGDLLLGPGARCRDYVRRDTVQDVLRTQTESPAAHAAELLWSLLMLETWLSARSLDPAPLTEGTRR is encoded by the coding sequence GTGTGCCGCATCTACGGCTGCTTCGGAGGCGAACGCGCCGAATCCGACGTACTCGACGCGGTTGCGGCGGCGATGCTTCCGGGCGGGCCGGACGAACAGACCCGCCGCGACGGCGACGGCTGGACGCTCGGCACCAACCGGCTGGCCATCCAGGGCGTCGACTCGGGCCACCAGCCTTTCGCGCGCGGCCAGTTGACCTGCGTCTTCAACGGTGAGATCTACAACCACCGGCAATTGCGGACCGAACTCGCCGCCCGGGGCTACGCCTTCGACGACGGTCACTGCGACGGAGACGTCCTGCTGCCGCTGTACGAGCTGTACGGGGACGCGTTCACCGCCCGCCTGGAAGGCATGTTCGCCATCGCGCTGGTCGACGAGCGCGCGGAACCCACGCTGAAGCTCTTCACCGACCACGCGGGCATGAAGTCGCTCTACTACTACCTGTCCGCCGACGGCCGCCGCCTGCGCTTCGCCTCCGAACTCCAGGCCCTCAGCCGGTTCCCCGACTTCCCCGACGAGCTCGACCCACTCGCCGTCGACCGCTACCTCGGCGGCAAGGCCGTCTGGGGGCCGGGCACGGTCTACTCCCGGGTGCACACGCTGGAGCCCGGCTCGACGCTGCGGTTCGCGGACGGGCGTACGACCGTCACGCACACCCCACTCGAACCCGCCGATCCGCACTGGCCGGACGGTGATCCGACCGTCGCCGCCGCGGCGGAGCTGCTGGACGAACTGCTGCGCGCCGAGGTGGGCCGGATGGTCGACGCCGATGTGCCCGTCTGCGTCATCACCAGCGGAGGGCTCGACTCCAGCTACACCACGGCCCTCGCCGCCCATCTGGTGTCCGACGTGGCCTCGTTCAACATCGCCTACCACGGCGACTGGCCCGCCGACGAACGGCACCATGCCGCGGAGGTGGCCCGGCACTGCGGCACCGCCCATCACCAGGTACTGCTGGACCCGGCAGGTTTCCCCGAGTTGGTCGAGCGGTTCGTCCGGCACCTGGACCAGCCCAACAACGCCCCGCACAGCCTCAGCACGTTCGCCCTGTTCGAGGCTGTTCACCAGGCCGGTTTCAAGGTGGCCCTGACGGGCGACGGCGCCGATGAACTCTTCGCCGGGTACGCGCGGTTCGTCAAGGCCGACCGGGACGGCGCCGCCTCCTGGCATCGCACCTACCAGGGCACCATGGCCGCGGCCGACACGGCGGCCCTGGACCGGCTCTACACGCCCGACTATCTGGCCCATGTCCGGACCGCGGGCGGGTACTTCGGCGACCGAAGCGGCGACGAGCTCGACCGCCGGGTGCGTTCGGGGCGGCGGGGCAAGCTGGAGACGCTGCTGCGCTACGACCAGTTCGAGCGGTTCCCGTACTACATCCTGCGCCGCGTCGACCACTTGAGCATGGCCCACTCGGTGGAGGCCCGGATCCCCTTCCTCCAGCCGTCCGTGATGCGCCTGGCCCACGCGCTGCCCGCACACGTCAAGGTGGCCGGCGACACCGTGAAGGCACCGGTGGCCGAGGCCGCCCGGCGCTGGGTGCCGCGCGGCATCGTGGAGCGGCCGAAGCAGCCGTTCACCCTGCCCGTCACCGCGATGATCAAGCCGGGCGAGGCCCTGTACGACATGATCGGCGACCTGCTGCTCGGACCCGGCGCCCGCTGCCGCGACTACGTCCGCAGGGACACGGTCCAGGACGTCCTCCGCACCCAGACCGAGAGCCCCGCGGCCCACGCCGCCGAGCTGCTCTGGTCCCTTCTGATGCTGGAGACCTGGCTCTCCGCACGCAGTCTCGACCCCGCCCCTCTCACGGAAGGCACCCGCCGATGA